A stretch of the Sulfolobus acidocaldarius SUSAZ genome encodes the following:
- a CDS encoding X-pro aminopeptidase, translating into MSMRSKLERVRDELRARNIDYLILAPGSNMMYLTGFNEEQMERPLFYIVTQNEEFFVVPKLYEEQLSNHNLIIYTDGENPFKKIPIQKGRVVAIDDTMWSSFTIDILNYFSPSQLVKSSEVLKEIRMIKSHEEIEILREGVKIAEEAFLETINLIREGMKEVEITNLLIQKFSERGVKPSFEPIITSGPNTSMPHLRATNRKVARNEVIIFDFGIRYKGYATDTTRVVSIGKPNEDVLKIHEIVREAQERAEEYVSEKVETSEVDKIARQTISKYGFGAYFIHRTGHGIGIDVHEDPYISSDYKRPIKNNMIFTIEPGIYLPGEFGIRIEDMVFVKDKGISMNKLDKNIFTL; encoded by the coding sequence ATTTCTATGAGGAGCAAATTAGAGCGGGTCAGAGACGAGTTAAGAGCTAGAAATATAGACTATCTTATACTTGCCCCAGGTAGTAACATGATGTATTTGACGGGCTTCAATGAGGAACAAATGGAGAGACCTCTATTCTATATCGTGACACAAAATGAGGAGTTCTTTGTTGTACCTAAGTTATATGAGGAGCAACTAAGTAACCATAATTTGATAATTTATACTGACGGGGAGAATCCCTTTAAGAAGATCCCTATACAAAAGGGTAGAGTGGTGGCTATTGATGATACAATGTGGTCCTCCTTCACAATAGATATCCTAAACTATTTCTCGCCATCACAACTAGTTAAATCAAGTGAAGTTTTGAAAGAAATAAGAATGATAAAGAGTCATGAGGAAATAGAGATACTAAGGGAAGGTGTAAAGATAGCAGAGGAGGCATTCTTAGAGACAATTAACTTAATTAGAGAGGGAATGAAGGAAGTTGAGATCACCAACTTGTTAATTCAAAAATTTTCAGAGAGAGGTGTAAAACCATCTTTCGAGCCAATTATAACCTCTGGTCCTAATACGTCGATGCCTCATCTAAGAGCAACAAATAGAAAGGTCGCTAGGAATGAAGTGATCATATTTGATTTTGGAATTAGATATAAGGGGTATGCGACTGATACCACAAGAGTAGTAAGTATAGGAAAGCCGAATGAGGATGTTTTAAAAATCCATGAAATAGTTAGGGAAGCACAGGAGAGAGCTGAGGAGTATGTAAGTGAAAAAGTTGAGACTTCAGAAGTAGATAAGATAGCCAGACAGACTATTTCTAAGTACGGCTTTGGGGCTTATTTTATACATAGAACTGGACATGGAATAGGTATTGATGTACATGAAGACCCATATATTTCGTCAGACTATAAGAGACCAATTAAGAATAACATGATATTCACCATTGAGCCTGGGATATATTTGCCTGGAGAATTTGGAATAAGAATAGAGGATATGGTGTTTGTGAAAGATAAGGGAATATCAATGAACAAACTTGATAAAAATATTTTCACACTCTAA
- a CDS encoding deacetylase: protein MISLIYDETYLKHKSSVYHVENPERLKIVLKALEGRTVIKPKPVSEEDVRLIHNEDYVKLVKVASQMGEPLDADTYTNEFTWSSALLALGGSYVAFQNDAFALVRPPGHHAGVSGRAMGAPTLGFCIFNNVAYPIVKLKLKRVLIIDFDVHYGNGTQEIFWENPDVVHIDIHQDPRTLYPGTGFPDMIGGREARGTKINLIIPPLGGDDLYEELIPIIQSVIDDYKPSYIVYSAGFDGFENDGLANLRATEWTYYNLGLLSRGYKRFAVLEGGYTIGLERGSRAFVNGLENENVSYQKNPSSDSVRSKFKDTLYQARRILRDYWKI from the coding sequence ATGATATCACTCATTTATGATGAAACATATTTAAAGCATAAATCATCAGTGTATCATGTCGAGAACCCTGAAAGGCTAAAAATAGTTCTTAAGGCATTAGAGGGTAGGACAGTCATTAAACCTAAACCAGTTAGTGAGGAAGATGTAAGACTAATCCATAATGAGGATTATGTTAAGCTGGTAAAAGTGGCATCACAGATGGGAGAGCCATTAGACGCGGATACATACACCAATGAGTTTACGTGGTCTTCAGCGTTATTGGCATTAGGTGGCTCTTATGTTGCATTTCAGAATGATGCATTTGCCTTGGTAAGGCCTCCTGGTCATCACGCAGGTGTATCAGGGAGGGCTATGGGAGCACCTACATTAGGTTTCTGCATATTTAACAATGTTGCATATCCGATTGTAAAACTGAAATTGAAGAGGGTTTTAATTATAGATTTTGATGTTCATTACGGTAATGGTACGCAGGAAATATTTTGGGAAAACCCAGATGTAGTCCACATTGACATCCATCAAGATCCTAGAACATTGTATCCTGGTACGGGTTTTCCTGATATGATTGGAGGGAGAGAGGCTAGGGGAACTAAAATAAACCTCATTATTCCTCCTTTAGGTGGCGACGATCTTTATGAGGAACTAATTCCAATTATACAATCAGTTATCGATGACTACAAACCCAGTTACATCGTATATTCTGCAGGTTTTGATGGATTTGAAAATGACGGTTTAGCAAATTTAAGAGCAACAGAATGGACTTATTACAACCTTGGGCTCTTGAGTAGAGGATATAAAAGATTTGCAGTGTTAGAAGGCGGATATACTATAGGGCTCGAGAGAGGCTCAAGAGCTTTTGTAAATGGTCTTGAGAACGAAAACGTTTCTTACCAGAAGAATCCTAGCAGTGATTCGGTAAGGAGTAAATTTAAGGATACTTTGTACCAAGCAAGAAGGATACTAAGAGATTACTGGAAAATATAA
- a CDS encoding peptidase U62 modulator of DNA gyrase, which yields MLSNLLKRFSSFKYVELRKQRNSHSQIIILNGSPVGYIKSVNEGYSVRVFDENYLYFSSSDKPEHLTASKLKVKGWEKGISEESREAGKYEVTQKINLLDIPVQDKMKELSELAKSIYSLDLRSKIVSSTIYYMDSIEDKEIVFEDGTEINSKIPRVRLFYSITLTYENRSATIFSEAVGGSGGYELIKEKDPYGHLENKLKSVDNVLVKGKSVTPGRKDVVFSNELSGIMAHESVGHPFEADRILGRESAQAGLSYLVGRKIGERIGSEAVNVMDNPLVDGGLGYYKIDDEGVKARPKHLIKNGIINELLQDRFSANKFGVQSNGSARASAFNREPLVRMSNTYFKPGDYSFQELIEDIKDGIYFKSYMEWNIDDLRIGQRYVGLETYEIRNGEIGEPVLFPVFEGRTFDVLMSIDAVDKSLEFFGGTCGKGDPDQGIPVWLGGPNMRIRNVVIKVRGNE from the coding sequence ATGCTTTCTAATCTACTAAAACGGTTTTCATCTTTCAAGTATGTTGAATTAAGAAAACAGAGAAATTCTCATTCCCAAATAATAATTTTGAATGGTAGTCCTGTTGGATATATTAAAAGTGTTAATGAGGGATATTCAGTAAGGGTATTCGATGAAAACTACCTTTACTTTTCATCATCAGATAAACCAGAGCACTTAACTGCCAGTAAGCTGAAGGTAAAGGGGTGGGAGAAAGGTATTAGTGAAGAAAGTAGAGAAGCAGGTAAGTATGAAGTTACCCAAAAGATCAATCTATTGGATATTCCTGTCCAAGACAAAATGAAGGAGTTAAGTGAGTTGGCTAAGAGTATATACTCTTTAGATCTTAGGTCTAAGATAGTATCCTCTACCATCTATTACATGGATAGCATTGAAGATAAGGAGATAGTTTTTGAAGACGGTACAGAGATAAACAGTAAGATTCCGCGAGTTAGACTATTTTATTCGATAACCTTGACATATGAGAATAGATCTGCTACAATATTCTCAGAGGCAGTTGGTGGAAGTGGTGGTTACGAGCTAATCAAAGAAAAAGATCCATATGGTCATTTAGAAAATAAATTAAAGTCAGTAGACAACGTATTGGTAAAGGGAAAATCGGTAACTCCAGGAAGGAAGGACGTGGTTTTCAGTAATGAGTTGTCAGGAATTATGGCTCATGAATCTGTAGGGCATCCTTTTGAGGCTGACAGGATATTAGGTAGAGAGTCAGCACAGGCAGGACTAAGCTACCTTGTAGGTAGAAAGATCGGAGAACGAATAGGTAGTGAGGCAGTTAATGTTATGGACAACCCTCTGGTCGATGGTGGTTTAGGATACTATAAAATAGACGATGAGGGAGTGAAGGCTCGACCAAAACACCTCATTAAAAACGGAATTATAAATGAACTCTTACAGGATAGATTCTCGGCAAATAAGTTTGGTGTGCAGAGTAATGGCTCAGCTAGAGCATCAGCTTTCAATAGGGAACCTTTAGTGAGAATGTCTAATACTTATTTTAAGCCAGGTGACTACTCATTTCAAGAGTTGATTGAGGACATAAAAGACGGAATATATTTTAAATCTTACATGGAATGGAATATAGACGATTTAAGGATAGGTCAGAGATATGTAGGATTGGAGACTTATGAGATAAGGAATGGAGAAATTGGTGAACCAGTTCTATTCCCTGTCTTCGAGGGAAGAACATTTGATGTATTAATGTCAATAGATGCAGTTGATAAATCTCTTGAATTTTTCGGAGGAACGTGTGGTAAAGGCGACCCTGATCAGGGTATTCCTGTATGGTTAGGAGGTCCAAACATGAGAATAAGAAACGTAGTTATAAAGGTGAGAGGAAATGAATGA
- a CDS encoding aldehyde oxidase: MRLKEHHEIISGNSRYIDDLVLNDMVYLGVVRSTYARGIIKGITEPSGVELFLTQDRVKSFIPARPDRRAKNIVRMPVLANGVVNFVGQPIVAFIVKDRYEIEDKIEEVSIDYDPLTPVLSLEDALKNEVKIHPDGNIALDTEIAGGDLEQKLNADVVIERELNQDRLVANPMEPKGLVAYYDGSTLNLIGSFQSSFRVKSDLQEVIGLQPENIVVRSAPNVGGGFGNKVPAHAEYVLASIASIILKKPVKWIETRRDHLTNPTQGRGVKSKVRLYGKRDGTILGFEGEIAVDLGAYAYSINTTTPSFIAGLIGNVYRTRFSKFRALAVYTNKPPTGPYRGAGRPEAVLITETLIEEFAEKIGKDSIEIREMNLIEGNHTTPLGYKIDKAGYKELFLKGKETYNMVKNKYKDKGVALVFFSTVVRNSPGEGAKVRVGKGKVEIFVGTGPHGQAHKTTFSILASETLGISPDMIEVKVNDTLSLKEGVGSFGSRSASAGGLAVIKACKELLSDLRKRNMSLNDAINSDGYIEYEVFAKAEDIYSPGVHIAVVDFDREMCKPKVLEYYAIDDVGRAIIPSEVEGQIVGGILQGLSQIYLEGTPFDENGNPIYSSIAEAGVPTSLDADYKVFLEIIETPTVYDSKARGVGEEGTTGALASVFIALEKLLKKRFNGTPISFSDLC, translated from the coding sequence ATGCGACTAAAGGAACATCATGAGATCATAAGTGGTAATTCAAGATATATTGACGATTTAGTCCTTAACGATATGGTTTACCTTGGTGTGGTAAGGTCCACCTATGCAAGAGGGATTATTAAAGGAATCACAGAGCCCTCAGGGGTGGAATTATTTCTTACTCAGGATAGAGTGAAATCATTTATTCCTGCCAGACCTGATAGAAGGGCTAAGAATATAGTGAGAATGCCCGTTCTTGCAAATGGCGTGGTTAACTTTGTAGGTCAGCCAATAGTCGCCTTTATAGTAAAGGACAGGTATGAGATTGAGGACAAGATTGAAGAGGTTTCTATAGATTACGACCCGTTAACTCCCGTTTTGTCTTTAGAAGACGCATTGAAAAACGAGGTGAAAATTCATCCAGATGGAAATATTGCTTTAGATACTGAAATTGCGGGAGGAGATTTAGAACAGAAATTGAATGCTGATGTTGTTATTGAGAGGGAATTAAACCAGGACAGATTAGTCGCTAATCCTATGGAACCTAAAGGCTTAGTTGCATATTATGACGGAAGCACTCTCAATCTCATAGGTAGTTTCCAGTCATCCTTTAGAGTGAAAAGTGATTTACAGGAGGTAATTGGTTTACAGCCCGAGAACATTGTTGTGAGGTCAGCTCCTAACGTAGGCGGTGGATTCGGAAACAAGGTTCCTGCACACGCAGAATATGTCTTGGCTTCAATTGCTTCAATAATTCTTAAAAAACCCGTTAAATGGATAGAGACTAGAAGGGATCATTTAACAAATCCCACTCAAGGCAGAGGAGTCAAATCTAAAGTCAGACTCTATGGGAAAAGAGACGGTACAATACTGGGATTTGAAGGAGAGATAGCTGTAGATCTTGGAGCATATGCATATTCAATAAATACCACTACTCCATCATTTATTGCAGGTCTCATAGGCAATGTTTACAGAACTAGATTCTCCAAATTTAGAGCTCTGGCTGTATATACGAATAAACCTCCTACAGGTCCTTATAGGGGAGCTGGTAGACCAGAGGCTGTATTAATTACAGAGACACTTATTGAAGAGTTTGCTGAAAAAATAGGGAAGGATTCTATAGAAATCAGGGAGATGAACTTAATAGAGGGTAATCACACTACGCCTTTAGGTTATAAAATTGACAAGGCAGGATATAAGGAACTATTTCTCAAGGGAAAGGAGACTTATAATATGGTCAAAAATAAATATAAGGACAAGGGAGTAGCTTTAGTATTTTTCTCCACTGTAGTGAGGAACTCCCCTGGTGAGGGCGCTAAAGTTAGAGTAGGAAAGGGAAAAGTTGAGATTTTTGTGGGGACCGGTCCACATGGTCAGGCTCATAAAACTACGTTTTCGATTTTAGCCTCAGAGACTTTAGGTATTTCGCCAGACATGATTGAGGTCAAAGTTAACGATACGCTATCATTGAAGGAGGGAGTTGGTAGCTTTGGAAGTAGGTCTGCCTCAGCTGGGGGACTAGCTGTAATAAAGGCGTGCAAAGAATTACTTTCTGATCTAAGAAAAAGGAATATGAGTTTGAACGATGCAATCAATTCAGATGGTTATATAGAGTATGAGGTATTTGCGAAGGCTGAAGATATCTACTCTCCCGGTGTTCATATTGCAGTTGTAGACTTTGACAGAGAAATGTGTAAGCCAAAGGTTCTTGAGTACTACGCTATAGACGATGTGGGTAGGGCTATAATTCCTAGCGAGGTTGAAGGTCAGATAGTTGGTGGAATTCTACAAGGTTTATCGCAAATATATCTAGAGGGAACACCTTTCGACGAAAACGGTAATCCTATATATTCATCTATAGCTGAGGCAGGAGTCCCTACGTCACTTGATGCCGACTATAAGGTTTTCCTGGAAATAATTGAAACCCCAACAGTTTACGATAGTAAGGCAAGAGGAGTCGGGGAAGAGGGAACAACTGGAGCCTTAGCCAGCGTATTTATAGCTCTTGAAAAGTTATTGAAAAAAAGATTTAATGGTACTCCTATATCGTTCTCAGACCTATGTTAA
- a CDS encoding xanthine dehydrogenase accessory factor, with product MSSCEIFPLMAKLGAEGKRFALVSIFKQDKVERTIFVDGKPLLGNLPSEISELVNESLEKYVKVDVNTNYGRVVIEPIEPRPGVIIVGSGMIAKSLAKLGSAMGYYVAVVGNGDLPEKEFESFTSFISNQIETLEQIVDSNSMVIVANEGGKPYDAYATYIALKKGAKYVGVLSSAKRGALIIAEVIKRGLKVEDFKDRLYAPVGIDIGSKTAEEIALSILAEIMLVLRGGSLKHLREVKNPYKFVEDALQGKIEDKCFFIPKALSEQG from the coding sequence ATGAGTTCATGTGAGATCTTCCCTTTAATGGCAAAACTTGGAGCAGAAGGAAAACGGTTTGCTCTAGTAAGTATTTTTAAACAAGACAAGGTGGAGAGAACGATATTTGTTGATGGGAAACCGTTACTTGGTAACCTACCTAGTGAAATAAGTGAACTTGTAAACGAGTCTTTAGAGAAGTATGTTAAAGTGGATGTGAACACTAATTATGGCAGAGTAGTGATTGAGCCCATTGAACCTAGACCAGGAGTAATAATAGTTGGATCAGGAATGATTGCCAAGTCTTTGGCTAAGTTAGGAAGTGCTATGGGCTATTATGTTGCTGTAGTTGGTAATGGTGATTTGCCTGAGAAGGAATTTGAGTCATTCACCTCATTTATTTCAAATCAAATAGAGACATTGGAACAGATAGTTGACAGTAATTCAATGGTTATTGTTGCAAATGAGGGAGGAAAACCATATGATGCTTATGCTACATACATTGCCCTTAAAAAAGGTGCCAAATATGTAGGTGTTTTATCTAGTGCAAAAAGAGGCGCATTGATAATAGCAGAGGTAATAAAAAGAGGATTAAAAGTGGAGGACTTTAAGGATAGGCTGTATGCACCTGTAGGGATTGATATTGGCTCTAAAACTGCAGAGGAAATTGCATTAAGTATTTTGGCAGAAATCATGTTAGTGCTACGTGGTGGAAGTCTTAAGCACTTGAGAGAAGTCAAGAATCCATATAAATTCGTTGAGGACGCTTTACAGGGAAAAATTGAAGATAAATGTTTCTTTATACCCAAGGCACTAAGTGAACAGGGATGA
- a CDS encoding threonine synthase (catalyzes the formation of L-threonine from O-phospho-L-homoserine), which produces MVNIKCSRCGKERESLHEIKCKKCGGVFEVEIDFEFRKENLKDNFPYIKEWVTLGEGNTPLIRREKVWFKLDFLNPTGSYKDRGSVTLISYLASNGIKDIVEDSSGNAGASIAAYGKAAGMNVTIFVPETARGNKVKQIEAYGAKLMKVSGTRDDVTKAAENSGSYYASHVFQPHFRDGIRSLAYEIVRDLNWKIPEKVFIPVSAGTLLMGVYSGFKHLMESGVIEKIPTIVAVQTKQVMPVCAKLNNLSYTPPAKVTSIADALVSTNPALLEEMTDVLQKYGECRVVDDNQIIEAWNELTKIGLLVEYSSATVYASLRKDDENSVLVLTGNGLKVL; this is translated from the coding sequence ATGGTAAATATTAAATGCTCAAGGTGTGGAAAGGAAAGAGAAAGTTTACATGAAATAAAATGTAAAAAATGCGGTGGAGTATTTGAGGTAGAGATTGATTTTGAATTCAGAAAGGAAAATCTCAAGGATAATTTTCCCTATATAAAGGAATGGGTAACTTTAGGAGAGGGCAATACTCCACTTATTAGAAGGGAAAAAGTCTGGTTCAAACTGGATTTTTTAAACCCTACAGGTTCCTATAAGGACAGGGGAAGTGTCACACTAATCTCTTACTTGGCTTCTAATGGAATAAAGGATATAGTAGAGGACTCCTCAGGAAACGCAGGAGCATCAATTGCAGCTTACGGAAAAGCAGCAGGCATGAATGTAACTATTTTTGTCCCTGAGACAGCCAGGGGAAATAAGGTTAAACAGATAGAAGCTTATGGAGCAAAATTGATGAAAGTGAGCGGAACAAGAGATGACGTAACTAAGGCAGCAGAAAACTCAGGATCCTATTATGCCTCCCATGTATTTCAACCCCATTTCAGAGATGGAATCAGGAGCTTAGCTTATGAAATAGTCAGGGATCTAAATTGGAAAATTCCTGAGAAAGTATTCATACCGGTCTCTGCTGGTACACTCTTAATGGGAGTCTACTCTGGTTTCAAACATCTCATGGAAAGTGGTGTCATAGAAAAGATTCCTACCATAGTAGCTGTCCAGACTAAACAAGTCATGCCAGTTTGCGCTAAACTTAACAATTTGAGCTATACACCGCCAGCTAAAGTGACTTCAATAGCAGATGCGTTAGTCTCCACTAATCCAGCACTATTAGAGGAAATGACAGATGTGTTACAAAAGTATGGTGAGTGCAGAGTAGTAGATGATAACCAAATAATTGAAGCGTGGAATGAGCTTACTAAAATAGGCTTACTCGTTGAATATAGTTCCGCTACAGTTTATGCGTCCTTAAGAAAAGACGACGAAAATTCTGTCTTAGTACTTACAGGAAACGGGCTAAAGGTTTTATAA
- a CDS encoding 2-alkenal reductase: MDFSAVVDDVSKSVVTILTKQITLDDFLQPSVAQGLGSGFSIGKGLIMTSYHVIGQASSSMIITRDGFRGEAEIIAVNPFNDLALIKTDLDLTPLKLTDDVKVGQGVLAVGSPLGLDSTTFGIVSSVDRTIQSPIGSSLYVIQTDAAVNPGNSGGPLVNTKGEVVGVITAMIPYAQGIGFAIPSRLVMSFIENIKKNGRYIRPYIGVRIIKLNRAMAVYFNLSVDEGVIVIDVDPRSPAYEAGIRRGDVIYEINSKKVKSQLDIIAGIEEKGLDQVELGVYRGKNKLKMSIEPIELS, from the coding sequence ATGGACTTCTCAGCAGTTGTAGACGATGTATCAAAATCTGTAGTTACCATTCTGACTAAGCAAATAACTTTAGATGATTTTCTTCAACCCTCTGTTGCACAAGGACTCGGCTCAGGATTTTCTATAGGTAAAGGTCTCATAATGACATCTTACCATGTTATTGGTCAGGCTAGTAGTAGTATGATAATTACGAGGGATGGTTTCAGAGGTGAGGCTGAAATTATTGCTGTAAACCCATTCAATGACTTAGCCCTAATAAAGACTGACCTTGATTTAACACCTCTGAAACTAACTGATGACGTAAAGGTAGGTCAAGGCGTTTTGGCAGTGGGAAGCCCCTTGGGGCTAGATAGTACAACATTTGGTATAGTTAGTAGTGTGGATAGGACTATTCAGTCACCAATTGGAAGTAGCTTGTATGTTATACAGACTGATGCTGCAGTAAACCCAGGGAATAGTGGAGGTCCTCTGGTTAATACCAAGGGAGAAGTAGTTGGAGTTATAACTGCTATGATACCATACGCTCAGGGAATAGGATTTGCAATACCTTCTAGACTTGTAATGAGTTTCATAGAAAACATAAAGAAAAACGGGAGGTATATCAGACCCTACATTGGTGTTAGAATAATAAAGTTGAATAGAGCTATGGCAGTCTATTTTAATTTGTCAGTAGATGAGGGGGTAATAGTGATAGACGTTGATCCCAGAAGCCCTGCTTATGAGGCTGGAATTAGGAGAGGAGATGTAATTTACGAGATAAATAGTAAGAAGGTGAAGAGTCAGTTAGATATTATTGCCGGTATCGAGGAGAAGGGATTAGATCAAGTAGAACTGGGAGTTTATAGGGGAAAGAATAAGCTTAAAATGAGCATCGAGCCTATAGAACTCTCATGA
- a CDS encoding UDP-diphosphatase has translation MRKYYYWILLLLFLILSIYIKLIGGEQNIGFNVELFKLINYNQISALNGLMVFLSKYGREYVWIPVTALLLIFKRTRKIGITLVISFVIAIILGEVSKYLMAQLRPFNFINPTYLLEPKPTDYSYPSGHALIVSTGAVTLLLTSPRWMWILGIIEAVLVSYSRVYVGVHWPLDVIAGWLLGSWISFLSVQIESTGPIKKIEQMLKA, from the coding sequence ATGCGCAAATATTATTACTGGATTTTATTGCTTCTATTTCTAATTCTTTCAATATACATTAAACTAATTGGGGGAGAGCAGAACATAGGGTTTAATGTAGAACTGTTCAAGCTTATTAACTACAATCAAATAAGTGCACTTAATGGTCTCATGGTGTTCTTAAGTAAATACGGTAGAGAGTATGTCTGGATTCCAGTTACTGCATTACTACTCATATTCAAGAGGACTAGAAAAATTGGAATTACACTGGTAATATCCTTTGTAATTGCAATAATTTTAGGGGAGGTAAGTAAATATTTGATGGCGCAATTGAGACCATTCAATTTTATAAATCCCACGTACCTTCTTGAGCCAAAGCCTACAGATTACAGTTATCCATCTGGACATGCACTCATAGTTAGTACAGGTGCTGTTACACTGCTCTTAACATCTCCAAGGTGGATGTGGATACTTGGTATAATAGAGGCAGTACTTGTTTCTTACTCTAGAGTTTATGTGGGAGTGCATTGGCCATTAGATGTAATTGCAGGTTGGCTGCTGGGCAGTTGGATATCATTTTTATCTGTTCAGATAGAAAGTACAGGACCTATAAAGAAAATTGAGCAAATGCTGAAAGCATAA
- a CDS encoding ABC transporter ATP-binding protein, with protein sequence MKVKNISKKYGRITAIQDVSFEVKDGEIVGYVGLNGAGKTTTIEIISGVRSPDQGDVEIDGHSIVKEKRVASKNLGWVPELPIFEQDAKALDYFIYLAGFYGISTEEARRKAQELFSMVGLEGREKDKLKNYSQGMKKRFALAVSMLSDPKNFLFDEVLNGLDPQGIAFFRDLAIRFKKEGKGVLFSSHILTEVENIADRVIFIHKGRIMKEMTIDEIRNYAGSSNVRVILQKPDDTVIKVAEKYGIPRIEGNTLYISDFKGDMQSLFSDLAQYGVNDIGKVSNNLEEIFFKIIGLYNQGA encoded by the coding sequence ATTAAGGTTAAAAATATTTCGAAAAAATATGGTAGGATTACAGCCATACAAGATGTTTCCTTTGAGGTAAAGGATGGAGAAATTGTGGGATACGTAGGTTTAAACGGTGCTGGTAAGACAACGACCATTGAGATTATATCAGGTGTGAGGTCTCCTGATCAAGGAGATGTGGAAATTGATGGACATAGTATTGTAAAGGAAAAGAGGGTCGCCTCAAAAAATTTAGGATGGGTTCCTGAATTACCTATTTTTGAGCAGGACGCAAAAGCTTTAGATTACTTCATTTATTTAGCGGGGTTTTACGGTATTAGTACCGAAGAGGCGAGAAGAAAGGCGCAGGAATTGTTTAGCATGGTCGGGTTAGAAGGGAGAGAGAAGGATAAATTGAAGAATTACTCCCAGGGAATGAAAAAGAGGTTTGCTCTTGCCGTGTCTATGTTATCAGATCCTAAGAACTTTTTATTCGATGAAGTCTTAAATGGTCTTGACCCACAGGGTATTGCATTTTTTAGAGATTTAGCCATACGTTTTAAGAAAGAAGGAAAGGGTGTTCTTTTCTCATCCCATATATTAACCGAAGTAGAGAACATAGCAGATAGGGTTATCTTTATTCATAAAGGTAGGATAATGAAAGAGATGACAATAGATGAAATCAGAAATTATGCAGGCTCAAGTAATGTCAGGGTCATATTACAGAAACCTGACGATACTGTAATAAAGGTAGCTGAAAAGTATGGTATACCTAGAATAGAAGGAAACACACTTTATATATCTGATTTCAAGGGAGACATGCAGAGTCTGTTTTCAGATCTAGCACAGTATGGAGTTAATGATATTGGAAAGGTAAGCAACAACTTGGAGGAAATATTCTTTAAGATAATAGGTCTTTACAATCAAGGAGCTTGA